In Novipirellula caenicola, one genomic interval encodes:
- the glgB gene encoding 1,4-alpha-glucan branching protein GlgB gives MHTQVSLSSISKLINGTHENPSGLLGPHPIDYRGTAATAVRSFLPEAQAAWVIDPQNGERRAMRRIHPAGFFEAICDPMVDATLATGQDAKENQSRVHTIANSKYRIQMTNKSGETIEMNDPYAAPSILTDFDNYLIGQGKHYELYERLGAQLRTVDGKPGVNFAVWAPNARSVQVVGDFNGWDGRKHVARIHPNLGIWELFVPGAKVGDRYKFRVHNTDGSWVDKSDPYGLAAELPPLTASIVANLNSYQWSDNKWIDRRSDWNPLHEPMNVYEVHLGSWQKGPGRTHGWLNYRDLARRLAEYCHRMNFTHVELMPVSEHPFTGSWGYQTVGYFAPTSRHGSPEDFMFFVDYMHQHGIGVLIDWVPAHFPKDAHGLRRFDGSPLYEHADPRQGEHPDWGTMIFNFGRNEVRNFLVANALFWLDKYHIDGLRVDAVASMLYLDYSREEGQWIPNQYGGRENLEAIDFLREFNTAIHEKYPGVVTAAEESTAWPGVSRPVDDGGLGFTYKWNMGWMNDTLSYMHNEPIHRKYHQNELTFSLIYAFTENFMLPLSHDEVVHGKGSLISQMPGDMWQKFANLRLLYSYMWTHPGKKLLFMGGELAQWTEWNHDDGPDWILLDFATHRGVQQLVADLNKLVIENPALHQLDFSGDGFEWIDCLNADESTLVYLRKGLEGTPPILICSNFTPVVRKGYRVGVPASGFWKEIFNSDGEAYGGSNVGNYPGRKTFGEGHHERPDSISVDLPPLGTVMFRLEE, from the coding sequence CGAGGAACTGCGGCCACGGCGGTTCGCAGCTTTTTGCCGGAAGCTCAGGCAGCTTGGGTGATTGATCCCCAAAACGGCGAGCGACGTGCAATGCGGCGGATTCATCCGGCAGGCTTTTTTGAAGCGATTTGCGACCCGATGGTCGACGCGACGCTGGCAACGGGCCAAGATGCAAAGGAGAATCAGTCGCGTGTTCACACTATTGCCAACTCGAAGTATCGCATCCAGATGACCAACAAATCCGGGGAAACAATTGAAATGAACGACCCGTACGCCGCGCCGTCGATCCTGACCGATTTTGACAATTATCTGATTGGCCAAGGCAAGCACTACGAGCTCTACGAACGACTCGGGGCCCAGCTTCGCACTGTCGACGGTAAACCAGGCGTGAACTTTGCCGTTTGGGCACCCAATGCCCGATCGGTTCAAGTGGTCGGCGATTTCAATGGCTGGGACGGACGCAAACATGTCGCCCGCATTCATCCGAACCTTGGCATCTGGGAATTGTTTGTGCCTGGCGCGAAGGTGGGCGATCGTTACAAGTTCCGAGTCCATAACACCGATGGTTCGTGGGTCGACAAGAGCGATCCGTACGGTTTGGCAGCCGAGTTGCCGCCATTGACGGCGTCGATCGTCGCGAACTTGAACTCGTACCAATGGTCGGACAACAAGTGGATCGATCGACGAAGCGATTGGAACCCGCTGCACGAGCCGATGAACGTGTACGAAGTGCACTTGGGCAGCTGGCAGAAAGGCCCAGGCCGAACCCATGGCTGGCTAAATTATCGTGACTTGGCTCGCCGTTTGGCCGAGTATTGTCATCGCATGAATTTCACGCACGTTGAACTGATGCCGGTCAGTGAGCATCCTTTCACGGGTTCATGGGGCTACCAAACCGTTGGTTATTTCGCGCCGACAAGCCGTCACGGCAGCCCCGAAGATTTCATGTTCTTCGTCGATTACATGCACCAGCACGGCATCGGCGTTTTGATCGATTGGGTGCCCGCGCACTTCCCCAAAGACGCACATGGGCTGCGTCGTTTTGACGGGTCGCCGTTGTACGAACACGCCGATCCACGCCAAGGAGAGCATCCGGATTGGGGCACGATGATCTTTAACTTTGGCCGCAACGAAGTTCGCAACTTCTTGGTCGCCAATGCGTTGTTCTGGTTGGACAAGTATCACATCGACGGGCTTCGCGTGGACGCGGTGGCATCGATGTTGTATTTGGATTACAGCCGCGAAGAAGGCCAGTGGATTCCGAACCAGTATGGTGGCCGCGAGAATCTCGAAGCGATTGACTTTTTGCGTGAATTCAACACGGCCATTCACGAGAAATACCCAGGCGTGGTCACAGCGGCCGAAGAATCAACCGCGTGGCCCGGCGTGTCACGACCGGTCGACGATGGCGGACTCGGATTTACCTACAAATGGAACATGGGCTGGATGAACGACACGTTGTCGTACATGCACAATGAACCGATTCATCGCAAGTACCATCAAAACGAATTGACGTTCAGTCTGATTTATGCCTTCACCGAAAACTTTATGTTGCCGCTGTCGCATGACGAAGTCGTGCACGGCAAGGGTTCGTTGATCAGCCAGATGCCAGGCGACATGTGGCAGAAATTTGCCAACTTGCGTTTGTTGTACTCCTACATGTGGACGCACCCGGGCAAGAAGTTGTTGTTCATGGGAGGCGAGTTGGCTCAGTGGACCGAGTGGAACCACGACGACGGTCCCGATTGGATTCTGTTGGATTTCGCGACCCATCGAGGTGTGCAGCAGTTGGTCGCCGATTTGAACAAATTGGTCATCGAAAATCCTGCACTGCATCAACTCGATTTCAGCGGCGATGGGTTCGAGTGGATCGATTGCTTGAATGCCGATGAGAGCACGCTGGTGTACCTGCGAAAGGGACTCGAGGGGACACCGCCAATCTTAATCTGCAGCAACTTCACCCCCGTCGTTCGCAAAGGCTATCGTGTCGGGGTGCCGGCGAGTGGTTTCTGGAAAGAGATCTTCAACAGCGACGGCGAAGCCTACGGTGGATCGAATGTCGGCAATTACCCAGGCCGCAAAACGTTCGGCGAAGGGCACCACGAACGTCCCGACAGCATCTCGGTCGACCTGCCGCCGTTGGGAACCGTGATGTTCCGCTTGGAAGAGTAG